The Methanomethylovorans hollandica DSM 15978 genome includes a region encoding these proteins:
- a CDS encoding DUF7109 family protein translates to MISAAELTGIIYVLGAITFEEICAVEKEISELRDSDHDTGSLDELCIKAVKEHLLESVSAEDVSEAGDNGDAYFITGPNSFPEIPPELSQVIDILKLPVRKVDMDTISIKLLNSFQQKIRRLDIKIEDIEVDRKEIKKLESKYSDLLNLYYDYDSWLPGKFGSVAANLMDISKKIERLKRSN, encoded by the coding sequence ATGATATCCGCTGCTGAACTTACAGGTATAATATACGTTCTGGGGGCGATTACCTTTGAGGAAATATGTGCTGTGGAAAAAGAGATATCCGAATTAAGGGATTCTGATCACGATACCGGATCACTGGATGAACTTTGTATCAAAGCCGTAAAAGAGCATCTTCTTGAATCTGTTTCTGCAGAAGATGTGTCCGAAGCAGGAGATAATGGTGATGCATACTTCATAACAGGACCAAACTCATTCCCAGAAATACCACCTGAACTTAGCCAGGTGATCGATATTCTGAAATTACCTGTGAGAAAAGTAGATATGGATACTATTTCAATTAAATTATTGAACAGTTTTCAGCAAAAAATACGCAGGCTTGATATAAAAATAGAGGATATTGAAGTTGACAGAAAAGAAATAAAAAAGCTGGAATCAAAGTATAGTGATCTGCTTAATCTTTATTATGACTATGATTCATGGCTACCTGGAAAATTTGGCTCAGTGGCTGCTAACCTCATGGACATAAGTAAAAAGATAGAACGTTTAAAACGATCAAACTAA